The following coding sequences are from one Streptomyces angustmyceticus window:
- a CDS encoding phosphoadenylyl-sulfate reductase gives MTTATDLQQLAEQAGRDLEDASALQILEWAAETFGPRFCVTSSMEDAVVAHLASRAFPGVDVVFLDTGYHFPETLGTRDAVAEVMDVNVITLTPRRTVAEQDAEHGPKLHDRDPDLCCALRKVAPLEEGLTGYDAWATGLRRDESPTRANTPVVGWDPKRRKVKVSPIARWTQADVDAYVAEHGVLTNPLLMDGYASVGCAPCTRRVLEGEDARAGRWAGSNKTECGLHG, from the coding sequence GTGACCACCGCTACCGACCTTCAGCAACTGGCCGAGCAGGCCGGCCGGGACCTGGAGGACGCGTCCGCCCTGCAGATTCTCGAATGGGCCGCCGAGACCTTCGGTCCGCGCTTCTGCGTCACCTCCTCGATGGAGGACGCGGTCGTCGCGCACCTGGCCTCGCGGGCCTTCCCCGGCGTGGACGTCGTCTTCCTGGACACCGGCTACCACTTCCCCGAGACCCTCGGGACCCGGGACGCGGTGGCCGAGGTGATGGACGTCAACGTCATCACCCTGACGCCGCGCCGGACGGTCGCCGAGCAGGACGCCGAGCACGGCCCGAAGCTGCACGACCGCGACCCTGACCTGTGCTGCGCGCTGCGCAAGGTCGCGCCGCTGGAAGAGGGCCTGACCGGCTACGACGCCTGGGCGACGGGCCTGCGCCGGGACGAGTCGCCCACCCGGGCGAACACCCCGGTCGTCGGCTGGGACCCCAAGCGCCGCAAGGTGAAGGTCTCGCCGATCGCCCGCTGGACGCAGGCCGACGTGGACGCGTACGTCGCCGAGCACGGGGTGCTCACCAACCCGCTGCTGATGGACGGCTACGCCTCCGTCGGCTGCGCGCCCTGCACCCGCCGGGTGCTGGAGGGCGAGGACGCCAGGGCCGGCCGCTGGGCCGGGAGCAACAAGACCGAGTGCGGGCTGCACGGATGA
- the cysC gene encoding adenylyl-sulfate kinase: MTGATIWLTGLPSAGKTTLAHELAGRLRGDGHRVEVLDGDEIREFLSAGLGFTREDRHTNVQRIGFVAELLASNGVKALVPVIAPYADSREAVRKRHQAEGTPYLEVHVATPVEVCSERDVKGLYAKQAAGEISGLTGVDDPYEAPESPDLRLASHTQTVQESAAALHALLAERGLA; encoded by the coding sequence ATGACGGGCGCCACGATCTGGCTGACCGGTCTGCCGAGCGCGGGCAAGACGACTCTCGCGCACGAGCTGGCCGGCCGACTGCGCGGCGACGGCCACCGAGTGGAGGTGCTCGACGGCGACGAGATCCGCGAGTTCCTCTCCGCGGGCCTCGGCTTCACCCGCGAGGACCGGCACACCAACGTCCAGCGCATCGGCTTCGTCGCCGAACTGCTGGCGAGCAACGGCGTCAAGGCGCTGGTGCCGGTGATCGCGCCGTACGCGGACAGCCGGGAGGCGGTCCGCAAGCGGCACCAGGCGGAGGGCACCCCCTACCTGGAGGTGCATGTGGCGACGCCCGTCGAGGTGTGCTCCGAGCGGGATGTGAAGGGGCTCTACGCCAAGCAGGCGGCCGGTGAGATCTCCGGCCTGACCGGCGTGGACGACCCGTACGAGGCGCCCGAATCGCCCGACCTGCGCCTCGCGTCGCACACCCAGACCGTGCAGGAGTCCGCGGCGGCGCTGCACGCGCTGCTCGCCGAAAGGGGACTGGCATGA
- the cysD gene encoding sulfate adenylyltransferase subunit CysD, translating to MTTVTAVTGNAGDADNPYALSHLDALESEAVHIFREVAGEFERPVILFSGGKDSIVMLHLALKAFAPAAVPFSLLHVDTGHNFPEVLDYRDRTVERHGLRLHVASVQDFIDRGELRERPDGTRNPLQTVPLLDAIEKGRFDAVFGGGRRDEEKARAKERVFSLRDEFGGWDPRRQRPELWQLYNGKHSPGEHVRVFPLSNWTELDVWQYIAREKIELPAIYYAHEREVFARNGMWLAPGEWGGPKDGESLETRQVRYRTVGDMSCTGAVDSDAGTIEAVIAEIAVSRLTERGATRADDKMSEAAMEDRKREGYF from the coding sequence ATGACGACCGTCACCGCGGTGACCGGGAACGCCGGAGACGCCGACAACCCGTACGCCCTCTCCCACCTCGACGCCCTGGAGTCCGAGGCGGTGCACATCTTCCGCGAGGTGGCGGGCGAGTTCGAGCGGCCGGTGATCCTGTTCTCCGGCGGCAAGGACTCCATCGTCATGCTGCACCTGGCGCTGAAGGCGTTCGCGCCGGCCGCGGTGCCGTTCTCGCTGCTGCACGTCGACACCGGGCACAACTTCCCCGAGGTCCTCGACTACCGCGACCGCACGGTGGAGCGGCACGGCCTGCGGCTGCACGTCGCCTCCGTCCAGGACTTCATCGACCGCGGCGAGCTGCGCGAGCGCCCGGACGGCACCCGCAACCCGCTGCAGACCGTCCCGCTGCTGGACGCCATCGAGAAGGGCCGCTTCGACGCGGTCTTCGGCGGCGGCCGCCGGGACGAGGAGAAGGCGCGCGCCAAGGAGCGGGTCTTCTCGCTGCGCGACGAGTTCGGCGGCTGGGACCCGCGCCGGCAGCGCCCCGAGCTGTGGCAGCTCTACAACGGCAAGCACTCGCCCGGTGAGCACGTGCGGGTCTTCCCGCTGTCCAACTGGACCGAGCTGGACGTGTGGCAGTACATCGCCCGCGAGAAGATCGAACTGCCCGCCATCTACTACGCCCACGAGCGCGAGGTCTTCGCCCGCAACGGCATGTGGCTGGCGCCCGGCGAGTGGGGCGGCCCCAAGGACGGCGAGAGCCTGGAGACCCGGCAGGTGCGTTACCGCACCGTCGGCGACATGTCCTGCACCGGTGCCGTCGACTCCGACGCCGGCACCATCGAGGCTGTGATCGCGGAGATCGCCGTGTCCCGCCTCACCGAACGGGGCGCGACGAGGGCCGACGACAAGATGTCCGAGGCCGCCATGGAGGACCGCAAGCGCGAGGGGTACTTCTAG